Part of the Flavobacterium sp. MDT1-60 genome, TCGGTTTTAGATAACGAAGTAGTGAAAACGACCACATGAGCGCCCATGGCTTTCGCCAATTTGATTCCCATATGTCCTAAACCTCCAATACCAACGATCCCAACTTTTTGACCAGGCCCCACTTTCCAGTGTTTTAACGGAGAATAAGTTGTGATTCCTGCACATAATAAAGGAGCAACTCCCGCAAGATCTAATTTGTCTGAAATGTGCAATACATAATTTTCATCAACCACAATACTTTGAGAATATCCTCCAAAAGTTTGTCCGCCTAAATGTGAGTCAGGTGAATTAAAAGTTAGTATATTTCCTTCATCACAGAATTGCTCTAAATCATTTTTGCAATGTTCACACTCTCTGCAAGAATCAACCATACAGCCTACTCCCGCCAATTGACCTACTTTGAAATTCTTTACGTGATCGCCTACTTTTACAACTCTCCCTACAATTTCATGACCGGGAACAATTGGGTAAACAGTACCATGCCATTCATTTCTGGCCGAATGTAAATCAGAATGACAGATTCCGCAATACAAGATTTCTATTTCTACGTCATGCACTTGCACAGCTCTTCTTTTGATATCTAATGTTTTTAATGGTGCTTCAGCAGCTTCTGTACCAAAGGCTTTTATGTCTTTTGTTTCCATAATATTTTTTGTTTCAGTTTTTCTTTGTTTTAGGTTTCAGGTTGCTTTAATATTTGCCACTAAGACACTAAGTCGCTAAGATTGGTAACTTATAGGAACGGAGTTTCTAGTGTTATCCTTCGTTCCTCGGGATGACAAAATTGTGGTCAGGTAAGTCCTGAATTATCCAATTATCCAATTATCCAATTATCCAATTATCCAATTATCCAATTATCTAATTATCTAATTGACTAATTTTCTAACTCCCAAAACTGTGATATTCCTCATCAGTAACGCTGTCAAGCCATACACCATGTCCTTTGTCAATTTCAGTTATAATTGC contains:
- a CDS encoding NAD(P)-dependent alcohol dehydrogenase — protein: METKDIKAFGTEAAEAPLKTLDIKRRAVQVHDVEIEILYCGICHSDLHSARNEWHGTVYPIVPGHEIVGRVVKVGDHVKNFKVGQLAGVGCMVDSCRECEHCKNDLEQFCDEGNILTFNSPDSHLGGQTFGGYSQSIVVDENYVLHISDKLDLAGVAPLLCAGITTYSPLKHWKVGPGQKVGIVGIGGLGHMGIKLAKAMGAHVVVFTTSLSKTEDAKRLGADEVVLSTDPEQMAKYAKTLHFILDCVSAEHNIDSYLNLLKVDGNLVLVGAPMDPLPVTSFSLILGRRSFAGSAIGGIKETQEMLDFCAEHNITADIEIIGVNEVNDAYERLLKGDIKYRFVIDMESLK